From Pseudomonas fluorescens, one genomic window encodes:
- a CDS encoding 1-aminocyclopropane-1-carboxylate deaminase/D-cysteine desulfhydrase: MFLPSDWRPHAPLEPLHLDWLRRAGVEVAVLRLDLMDPLINGNKWFKLVEHLKLASESHAQGIISLGGPWSNHLHALAAAGKRFGFATVGLLRGHPQETATVADLQALGMQLHWLGYGGYRARHAADFWIPWLTQYPGFRAVPEGGGGILGARGCGQLLTLVEQQLHSLGWHDHDGWWLACGTGTTAAGLILAEGGRRPLYGVLAVPADHGVAQQITAILHEGALPDSGYELLDGSRGGFAKVDPQLLAFIAETELASGVALEPLYTGKALLALKQQVEGGRFAAGTRLIFVHTGGLQGRRGFVG, from the coding sequence ATGTTTCTCCCTTCTGACTGGCGACCTCACGCCCCGCTCGAACCCCTGCACCTGGATTGGCTGCGTCGTGCCGGAGTCGAGGTGGCAGTGTTGCGCCTGGACCTTATGGATCCGCTGATCAACGGCAACAAGTGGTTCAAGCTGGTCGAGCACCTCAAACTCGCCAGCGAGTCCCACGCTCAGGGCATCATCAGCCTGGGCGGCCCCTGGTCCAATCACCTGCATGCCCTGGCGGCGGCGGGTAAACGCTTTGGTTTCGCCACCGTCGGCCTGCTGCGCGGGCATCCTCAGGAAACGGCCACCGTGGCCGATTTGCAGGCCTTGGGCATGCAGCTGCATTGGTTGGGCTACGGCGGCTATCGCGCGCGGCATGCGGCGGATTTCTGGATTCCGTGGCTGACGCAGTACCCGGGTTTCCGGGCGGTGCCGGAAGGCGGTGGGGGAATCCTTGGGGCGCGGGGCTGTGGGCAGTTATTGACGCTGGTCGAGCAGCAACTGCACAGCCTGGGCTGGCATGACCACGATGGCTGGTGGCTGGCCTGTGGCACCGGCACCACGGCGGCAGGGCTGATATTGGCTGAAGGCGGGCGACGTCCGCTGTACGGGGTGCTGGCCGTGCCGGCGGATCATGGCGTGGCGCAGCAGATTACAGCGATCCTCCATGAAGGCGCGTTACCCGATAGCGGTTATGAGCTGCTTGATGGCAGTCGTGGCGGTTTTGCCAAAGTCGATCCGCAGCTTCTGGCGTTCATTGCCGAGACCGAGCTTGCCAGTGGTGTGGCGCTGGAGCCGTTGTACACCGGCAAGGCGCTGCTGGCGCTCAAACAACAGGTCGAAGGCGGGCGATTCGCCGCAGGAACGCGGCTGATTTTCGTGCACACCGGCGGCTTGCAAGGCCGCCGGGGCTTCGTGGGCTAG
- a CDS encoding cytochrome b: protein MPWKNSDSRYSTVSIALHWLMLVLLVVVYATIELRGIFPKGSGGRTLIKEAHFMLGLTVFVLVWLRLFARSLGVAPKIIPAPPQWQSLMATLMHIALYVFMIGMPILGWMTTSAAGNQVMFYGIDLPLLMSENKDLAKQLQGWHVLGGTIGYWLIGLHALAGIAHHYYYRDNTLLRMMPKRN from the coding sequence ATGCCCTGGAAGAACTCCGACTCACGCTACAGCACCGTCTCGATCGCGCTGCACTGGTTGATGCTGGTGCTGCTGGTCGTGGTGTATGCCACCATCGAACTGCGCGGGATCTTTCCCAAGGGCAGTGGTGGCCGGACCCTGATCAAGGAAGCTCACTTCATGCTCGGTCTAACCGTATTCGTGCTGGTCTGGCTGCGCCTGTTCGCCCGCAGTCTGGGCGTCGCTCCGAAAATCATCCCGGCACCGCCGCAGTGGCAAAGCCTGATGGCCACACTGATGCACATCGCCCTGTATGTTTTCATGATCGGCATGCCGATTCTCGGTTGGATGACCACCAGCGCCGCTGGCAATCAGGTGATGTTCTACGGTATCGACTTGCCGTTGCTGATGTCCGAGAACAAGGATCTGGCCAAGCAACTGCAGGGTTGGCACGTGCTGGGCGGGACCATCGGTTATTGGCTGATCGGCCTGCACGCCTTGGCCGGTATTGCCCATCACTACTATTACCGCGACAACACCCTGCTGCGCATGATGCCCAAGCGCAACTAG
- the phnX gene encoding phosphonoacetaldehyde hydrolase encodes MNYTNPTQLQAAILDWAGTVVDFGSFAPTQIFVEAFAEFDVQVSIEEARGPMGMGKWDHIRTLCDQPEVAERYRKVFGRTPTDDDVTAIYQRFMPLQIEKIAEHSALIPGALETIAQLRQQGIKIGSCSGYPKQVMDKVVELAATNGYIADHVVATDEVPNGRPWPAQALANVIALGIDDVAACVKIDDTVPGILEGRRAGMWTVALICSGNALGLTYEGYRALASDTLASERTRIHGLFEGSRPHYMIDTITDLPQVIADINQRLARGEMPQSS; translated from the coding sequence ATGAACTACACCAACCCAACCCAACTGCAAGCCGCCATCCTCGACTGGGCCGGCACCGTGGTCGATTTCGGCTCTTTCGCCCCAACCCAGATTTTTGTCGAAGCGTTCGCCGAGTTTGACGTCCAGGTCTCCATCGAAGAGGCCCGCGGGCCAATGGGCATGGGCAAGTGGGACCACATTCGCACCCTGTGCGATCAGCCGGAAGTGGCAGAACGTTATCGCAAGGTCTTCGGCCGCACCCCGACCGACGATGACGTGACCGCCATCTACCAGCGCTTCATGCCCCTGCAGATCGAAAAAATCGCCGAACACTCGGCGCTGATTCCCGGCGCCCTGGAGACCATCGCCCAGTTGCGTCAGCAGGGGATCAAGATCGGTTCATGCTCCGGTTATCCGAAGCAGGTCATGGACAAGGTCGTCGAACTGGCCGCGACCAATGGCTACATTGCCGATCATGTGGTCGCCACCGACGAAGTGCCCAACGGTCGCCCATGGCCAGCCCAGGCCCTGGCCAACGTCATCGCCCTGGGCATCGACGACGTCGCCGCCTGCGTGAAGATCGACGACACCGTGCCGGGCATTCTCGAAGGCCGTCGCGCCGGCATGTGGACCGTGGCGCTGATCTGCTCGGGCAATGCCCTGGGCCTGACGTATGAGGGTTACCGCGCCCTGGCCAGCGACACCCTGGCCAGCGAGCGCACGCGTATTCACGGTCTGTTCGAAGGTTCGCGCCCGCACTACATGATCGACACCATCACCGATCTGCCGCAGGTCATCGCTGATATCAACCAGCGCCTGGCCCGGGGCGAGATGCCGCAAAGCAGCTGA
- a CDS encoding 2-aminoethylphosphonate--pyruvate transaminase: protein MSTAEPILLTPGPLTTSARTRQAMMVDWGSWDDRFNQLTASLCEQLLAIVNGADSHHCVPLQGSGTFAVEAAIGTLVPRDGKVLVLINGAYGKRLAKICEVLGRSFSTFETAEDEPTTAADVDRLLQADNSITHVALIHCETSTGILNPLPEIAEVIARHGKRLIIDAMSSFGALPIDAQQVPFDALIAASGKCLEGVPGMGFVFANKAALASAAGNSHSLAMDLFDQHSYMAKTGQWRFTPPTHVVAALHEALLQYNEEGGLAVRHQRYAANCQVLLEEMARLGLRSFLPAAIQAPIIVTFHAPKDPRYQFKEFYERVKAKGFILYPGKLTQVETFRVGCIGHVNGAEMRAAVAAVADVLREMEVLDI from the coding sequence ATGAGTACTGCCGAACCGATCCTGCTCACCCCCGGCCCACTGACCACATCGGCCCGCACCCGTCAGGCGATGATGGTTGATTGGGGTTCATGGGATGACCGCTTCAATCAATTGACCGCCAGCCTGTGCGAACAACTGCTGGCCATCGTCAACGGCGCCGACAGCCACCACTGCGTGCCCCTGCAAGGCAGCGGCACCTTCGCGGTCGAAGCGGCAATCGGCACCCTGGTGCCACGTGATGGCAAGGTGCTGGTGTTGATCAATGGGGCCTACGGCAAGCGCCTGGCGAAGATCTGCGAAGTGCTGGGTCGCTCGTTCAGTACCTTTGAAACCGCCGAAGACGAACCCACCACTGCCGCCGACGTCGACCGCCTGCTGCAGGCCGATAACAGCATCACTCACGTGGCGTTGATCCACTGCGAAACCAGCACCGGGATCCTCAATCCCCTGCCGGAAATCGCCGAGGTCATCGCTCGCCACGGTAAACGCCTGATCATCGACGCCATGAGCTCTTTCGGCGCGCTGCCGATCGACGCGCAGCAGGTGCCGTTCGACGCCTTGATCGCCGCCAGCGGCAAATGCCTGGAAGGCGTGCCCGGCATGGGTTTCGTCTTCGCTAACAAGGCCGCGCTGGCCAGCGCCGCCGGCAACTCTCATTCGCTGGCCATGGACCTGTTCGACCAGCACAGCTATATGGCCAAGACCGGGCAATGGCGCTTCACCCCGCCTACCCACGTGGTCGCGGCGCTGCACGAAGCCCTGCTGCAATACAACGAAGAAGGCGGCCTGGCCGTGCGCCATCAGCGCTACGCCGCCAATTGCCAGGTGCTGTTGGAAGAAATGGCCCGACTCGGCCTGCGCAGCTTCCTGCCAGCGGCGATCCAGGCACCGATCATTGTCACCTTCCATGCGCCGAAGGACCCGCGCTATCAGTTCAAGGAGTTCTACGAACGGGTCAAGGCCAAGGGATTCATCCTTTATCCGGGCAAATTGACCCAGGTGGAAACCTTCCGCGTGGGCTGCATTGGCCACGTCAACGGCGCCGAGATGCGAGCTGCCGTCGCCGCGGTGGCCGACGTGCTGCGGGAAATGGAAGTCCTGGATATCTGA
- a CDS encoding LysR substrate-binding domain-containing protein — protein MNLFQLRAFDAVAREGSFTRAASRLFISQPAVTGHIKALEEHYQITLLRRTARRVELTEEGIKLAAITRAMFGLADEAQVLLEANRQLLTGRLEVAADGPHMVMPMLASLRARYPGITVNLRLGNAQETLAALLSEHADVAVLTEVDPRKGLHLQALTESRMCALVPQGHPWAQAEGVALKQLDQVIMVLREPSSITRRTFDEACAQARISPRVLLELDSREAVTEAVAAQLGVGVVASVEVSPDPRVCAVPIVGEGLLNRHLLGCLERRRDLRLIQAFFALAPAT, from the coding sequence ATGAACCTGTTCCAGTTGCGTGCTTTTGATGCGGTCGCCCGTGAAGGCAGCTTCACCCGGGCCGCGAGCCGCCTGTTCATCAGCCAGCCGGCGGTGACGGGCCACATCAAGGCGCTGGAAGAGCACTACCAGATCACCTTGTTGCGGCGCACTGCGCGACGGGTCGAATTGACCGAGGAGGGGATCAAGCTGGCGGCGATCACCCGGGCCATGTTCGGCCTGGCCGATGAGGCCCAGGTGCTGCTGGAAGCCAATCGCCAGTTACTGACCGGGCGCCTGGAGGTCGCCGCCGATGGTCCGCACATGGTCATGCCGATGCTTGCCAGCCTGCGTGCCCGTTATCCGGGCATTACCGTCAACCTGCGGCTGGGCAATGCCCAGGAAACCCTGGCAGCGCTGCTGTCGGAACACGCCGACGTCGCCGTGCTGACCGAAGTCGATCCGCGCAAGGGCCTGCATTTGCAGGCGCTCACCGAATCAAGGATGTGCGCGTTGGTGCCGCAGGGACATCCCTGGGCGCAAGCCGAGGGGGTGGCACTCAAGCAACTGGATCAGGTGATCATGGTCTTGCGCGAACCGAGTTCGATCACCCGTCGCACATTCGACGAGGCCTGTGCCCAGGCACGCATCAGCCCACGGGTGCTGCTGGAACTGGACAGCCGCGAGGCGGTGACCGAAGCGGTGGCGGCGCAGTTGGGGGTCGGGGTGGTGGCATCGGTGGAGGTCAGTCCCGACCCGCGGGTGTGCGCTGTGCCGATTGTTGGCGAAGGGCTGCTCAATCGCCACTTACTGGGGTGCCTGGAGCGCCGTCGGGACTTGCGTCTGATTCAGGCGTTTTTTGCCTTGGCACCTGCAACTTAG
- a CDS encoding LysR family transcriptional regulator — MSVSHTQLKAFHAVAQHGSFTKAAERLFLTQPAISDQVRKLEERFGVLLFHRNKRSVRLTDLGERLLNITQRLFVIEAQAHELLQDSQALQTGSLILAVDAPVHVLPQIARFCERYPGISVKIETGNTDESLFRLFNYQADLALLGRDVSDERLLSLPLRDDPMVAFVSRNHPWADRESICLADLDDTPLVLREVGSVTRQTLEEEMARAGFRIRPAISVEGREAAREAVVVGIGVGVVSAAEFGADARVCALPIIDCTRRLTETLVCLREQSSRRVVATFLQMVRESLE, encoded by the coding sequence ATGTCGGTATCCCACACCCAGCTCAAGGCTTTTCATGCGGTCGCTCAGCATGGCAGCTTCACCAAGGCTGCCGAACGCCTGTTCCTGACCCAACCGGCGATTTCCGATCAAGTGCGCAAACTCGAAGAACGCTTCGGCGTTTTGCTGTTTCATCGCAACAAACGCTCGGTACGCCTCACCGACCTGGGCGAACGCCTGCTGAATATCACCCAGCGCCTGTTCGTCATCGAAGCGCAAGCCCACGAACTGCTGCAAGACTCCCAGGCTCTGCAAACCGGCAGCCTGATCCTCGCGGTGGATGCGCCGGTGCACGTGCTGCCGCAGATCGCCCGCTTCTGCGAGCGCTACCCCGGCATCAGCGTGAAGATTGAAACCGGCAACACCGACGAATCGTTGTTTCGGCTGTTCAACTATCAGGCTGACCTGGCGTTGCTCGGCCGCGATGTCAGCGACGAACGCCTGCTGTCGTTACCTCTGCGCGACGATCCGATGGTTGCCTTCGTCTCGCGTAATCACCCATGGGCAGATCGCGAGTCCATCTGCCTGGCGGACCTGGATGACACACCACTGGTTTTGCGCGAAGTCGGCTCGGTGACCCGCCAGACCCTGGAAGAAGAAATGGCTCGAGCCGGCTTTCGCATCCGCCCGGCGATCTCGGTGGAAGGCCGCGAAGCCGCCCGCGAGGCGGTGGTGGTGGGGATTGGCGTGGGGGTGGTGTCGGCCGCCGAGTTTGGCGCCGACGCGCGGGTCTGCGCGCTGCCGATCATCGACTGCACCCGGCGCCTGACCGAGACCCTGGTCTGCCTGCGCGAACAGAGCTCACGACGGGTGGTGGCGACGTTCCTGCAAATGGTCCGCGAAAGCCTGGAGTAA
- a CDS encoding MFS transporter, with the protein MNKHIGSIKRWRVQIFAITWLAYAAFYFTRKAFSVAKLGIGEDPTFHLDKMAMANLDAIYLAAYAVGQFAWGMLADRFGPRVVVLGGLLISAAAAVVMGSFATLPIFATCMLIQGLAQSTGWSGLCKNIGSFYPAQQRGRVLGLWSSCYAFGGLVASPFAGWWAYTYIGSWHAAFISSAVVVAFVALLFFIFQRNKPEDVGLPAVEPEPQLSAEEVQAQGKVSVLAPLRDILRNRTVLTLGLAYFMLKPARYAILLWGPVIVFEQMPSVGKVGAAIIPTAFELAGLLGPILLGLASDKLFGARRMPACVLSLLALTVTLALFMGALHTGSVLLVVALLFVMGLTLYGPDSMISGAAAIDFGTARAGATAAGFVNGCGSVGAILGGLLPGYFDTVTVFIVFAGCAMFSALVLIPHWNSRPAALRTDNAYVPNTPMAIKPLRT; encoded by the coding sequence ATGAATAAGCACATCGGCTCCATCAAGCGTTGGCGCGTGCAAATCTTCGCCATCACCTGGCTCGCATACGCAGCCTTTTACTTCACTCGAAAAGCCTTCTCGGTGGCCAAGCTGGGTATCGGCGAGGACCCTACCTTCCACCTCGACAAAATGGCCATGGCCAACCTTGATGCGATCTACCTCGCGGCCTATGCCGTCGGGCAATTCGCCTGGGGCATGCTCGCTGACCGCTTTGGGCCACGGGTGGTGGTGCTCGGCGGGTTGTTGATTTCCGCTGCGGCGGCAGTGGTGATGGGCAGCTTCGCCACCTTGCCGATCTTTGCCACCTGCATGCTGATTCAGGGCCTGGCGCAGTCCACCGGCTGGTCGGGGCTGTGCAAGAACATCGGCAGTTTTTACCCCGCTCAACAGCGAGGACGGGTACTGGGGCTCTGGAGTTCGTGCTACGCCTTCGGCGGGCTGGTGGCATCGCCCTTTGCCGGATGGTGGGCCTATACCTACATCGGCAGCTGGCACGCGGCGTTTATCTCCAGCGCGGTGGTGGTGGCGTTCGTCGCGCTGCTGTTCTTTATCTTTCAGCGCAACAAGCCCGAAGACGTCGGCTTGCCCGCCGTTGAGCCGGAACCGCAGCTCAGTGCCGAGGAAGTCCAGGCGCAAGGCAAGGTCAGTGTATTGGCGCCGCTGCGAGACATTTTGCGCAATCGCACGGTACTGACCCTGGGCCTGGCGTACTTCATGCTCAAGCCGGCGCGTTACGCGATCCTGTTATGGGGACCGGTGATTGTCTTCGAGCAAATGCCCTCGGTGGGCAAAGTCGGCGCTGCGATCATTCCCACCGCGTTCGAACTCGCCGGCTTGCTCGGGCCGATCCTGCTGGGCCTGGCCTCGGACAAATTGTTCGGTGCGCGGCGCATGCCGGCCTGTGTCCTCAGTCTGTTGGCCCTGACGGTTACCCTGGCGCTGTTCATGGGCGCCCTGCATACCGGCAGCGTACTGTTGGTGGTGGCGCTGTTGTTTGTCATGGGCCTGACCCTGTATGGACCGGACTCGATGATCAGCGGCGCGGCGGCGATTGATTTCGGCACCGCCAGGGCTGGCGCCACGGCCGCAGGTTTCGTCAATGGCTGCGGCTCGGTGGGCGCGATTCTGGGCGGTCTGCTGCCAGGTTATTTCGACACCGTCACGGTGTTCATCGTGTTCGCCGGTTGCGCCATGTTCTCCGCGCTGGTGCTGATTCCACACTGGAACAGTCGGCCGGCCGCGCTCAGGACCGATAACGCCTACGTCCCCAACACGCCAATGGCGATCAAGCCACTGCGCACCTGA
- a CDS encoding FAD-dependent oxidoreductase gives MRPFWLAQALDAETSAASSPLAGDTHAEVCIVGGGYTGLWTAIMLKQQQPDLDVLLIEADICGAGASGRNGGCALSWSAKYFTLERLFGVEEAVRLVKASEQSIHAIGAFCEQYAVDADFRLDGTLYTATNRAQCGATDSVISALERQGINSFSKRPLADVQRMAGSSQHLEGWFSPAAASVQPGKLVRGLRRVALQLGVRIHENTAMIGLEEGRPAVIKTLLGRIRAGRVVLAMNAWMARAFPRFERSVAIVSSDMLITEPRPDLLKSIGLTSGVTVLDSRIFVHYYHNTPDGRIMLGKGGNTFAYGGKMLPVFDQPSPYAGLLRTSLAQFFPAFAEVPVAATWNGPSDRSVTGLPFFGQMSASGNVFYGFGYSGSGVGPCHMGGQILSSMVLGLDNPWTRSPLVNGPLGYFPPEPIRYLGSLIVRNAIRRKERAEDHGRRPRRLDQHLAKFAAAAGKADKG, from the coding sequence ATGAGACCCTTTTGGCTTGCCCAGGCACTGGACGCCGAAACATCGGCAGCCAGCTCACCCCTGGCCGGTGATACCCACGCCGAGGTGTGCATTGTCGGTGGCGGTTACACTGGCTTGTGGACGGCGATCATGCTCAAGCAGCAGCAACCCGACCTCGATGTCCTGTTGATCGAGGCCGATATTTGCGGAGCCGGCGCCAGTGGTCGCAACGGTGGTTGCGCGCTGTCCTGGTCGGCCAAGTACTTCACCCTGGAGCGCCTGTTCGGCGTCGAGGAGGCAGTGCGACTGGTCAAGGCGTCGGAGCAGAGCATCCATGCCATCGGGGCTTTTTGCGAACAGTACGCGGTGGACGCCGACTTTCGCCTCGACGGTACGCTCTACACCGCGACCAATCGCGCCCAATGCGGGGCGACCGACAGCGTCATCAGTGCGCTGGAGCGACAGGGCATCAATTCGTTCAGCAAGCGTCCGCTGGCCGACGTACAGCGCATGGCCGGTTCGAGTCAGCACCTGGAAGGTTGGTTTTCCCCGGCAGCCGCCAGTGTGCAGCCGGGCAAACTGGTGCGTGGTCTGCGGCGGGTGGCGTTGCAACTGGGTGTGCGGATTCATGAAAACACCGCCATGATCGGCCTTGAAGAAGGCCGCCCGGCAGTGATCAAGACACTGCTCGGGCGGATTCGCGCGGGGCGCGTGGTGCTGGCGATGAACGCCTGGATGGCCCGCGCCTTTCCGCGTTTCGAGCGCAGCGTGGCGATTGTTTCCAGCGACATGCTGATCACCGAACCGCGTCCGGATTTGCTCAAGTCGATTGGCCTGACTAGCGGCGTGACGGTCCTCGACTCGCGGATTTTCGTGCACTACTACCACAACACCCCGGATGGCCGGATCATGCTCGGCAAGGGCGGTAATACCTTTGCCTACGGCGGCAAAATGCTGCCGGTGTTCGATCAGCCGTCTCCCTACGCCGGATTGTTGCGCACCAGCCTGGCGCAGTTCTTCCCGGCATTCGCCGAGGTGCCGGTGGCGGCCACCTGGAACGGACCTTCGGATCGCTCAGTGACCGGCCTGCCGTTTTTCGGGCAAATGAGTGCCAGCGGCAATGTGTTTTATGGCTTTGGCTACTCCGGGAGCGGTGTCGGACCCTGCCACATGGGCGGGCAGATCCTTTCGTCAATGGTGTTGGGCCTGGACAACCCCTGGACTCGATCGCCGCTGGTCAACGGGCCACTGGGCTACTTTCCGCCGGAACCGATTCGCTACCTGGGTTCGCTGATTGTGCGCAATGCGATCCGCCGCAAGGAGCGGGCGGAGGATCACGGCCGGCGACCTCGGCGGCTGGACCAGCACCTGGCGAAGTTTGCCGCCGCTGCTGGCAAGGCCGACAAGGGCTGA
- a CDS encoding type VI secretion system Vgr family protein, whose translation MLNDMESRPTLTFTTTAQRFMVRRFSGREALNQLYQFEIDVAGPALELQQSLHQPALLALTAQAMIHGTIHSASRYYEGPQHVGYRLMLGPHLRVLDQPRRRRIWQQSSVPQILRCLLQEHQLPEDSYRFDLPHGVYPPRELCIQYAESDLQLLHRLCEEEGIHFHFEHHPKQHVLVFAEDSGSFIRQPLETRFDPGAVHGHPPVIQQLTQSLGRPHDVLHPTLRRTDFHGAPFTLDEAANQSHCAAPPSGARLSPAQAHQNQLGRRELERLRCLDQHIDGRSTDAAMSTGRILQVSGHPRASLNDQWLLYELQHHFQMPEDGHTAAYHNRFKAIPWSTEFRPPFKAAKPCINGLQIGRVIEPARLDDNNRLQVQLWPTHPDGHAGQGVWLPVIHSGSGQANLPKAGSDVHVSFLEGDPDRPVLCATDTYACAGEEPQSISLAANGNVLHINPNSITLSGPMLDGLSAGASEPAVTDEANPAPEQPWRSEIYLFERPPATSDRLADTPWYIVRMPDSGITRAGSLEQKDVLIHGTSSEHGELALSVQQKTRLASEFARTPEQLCLMYSGHCVLLAEYVRQHWDSRQRLALIECARSAERHQRCAENHLLFEWLLPPSGKAT comes from the coding sequence ATGCTCAACGACATGGAAAGCCGCCCTACCCTGACCTTCACCACCACCGCCCAGCGCTTTATGGTGCGCCGTTTCAGCGGTCGCGAAGCCCTCAACCAGCTCTACCAGTTTGAGATCGATGTGGCGGGCCCGGCACTGGAACTGCAGCAATCACTGCATCAACCTGCTCTTCTCGCGCTGACTGCGCAGGCAATGATTCACGGCACCATTCACAGTGCGAGCCGGTATTACGAGGGTCCGCAGCACGTCGGCTATCGCCTGATGCTTGGCCCTCATCTGCGGGTCCTGGACCAGCCCCGGCGGCGTCGAATATGGCAGCAATCGAGTGTCCCGCAGATCCTGCGATGCTTGCTGCAAGAGCACCAGCTACCAGAGGACAGCTACCGTTTCGATCTGCCTCACGGCGTCTACCCACCTCGTGAACTGTGCATTCAGTACGCTGAAAGCGACCTGCAACTGCTGCACAGGTTGTGCGAAGAAGAAGGCATTCATTTTCACTTTGAACACCACCCGAAGCAGCATGTGCTGGTGTTTGCCGAGGACAGTGGCAGCTTCATTCGGCAGCCCCTCGAGACGCGCTTTGATCCTGGCGCGGTCCATGGTCATCCGCCGGTAATCCAGCAACTGACCCAATCCCTTGGCCGCCCCCACGATGTACTACACCCCACTTTGCGCCGAACTGATTTCCACGGCGCACCCTTCACGCTTGACGAAGCGGCCAATCAGTCTCACTGCGCCGCGCCCCCGTCCGGTGCGCGCCTCAGCCCCGCGCAAGCCCACCAGAACCAATTGGGACGACGCGAATTGGAGCGCCTGCGCTGCCTTGACCAACACATCGACGGACGCAGCACCGACGCAGCCATGAGTACCGGACGCATCCTGCAAGTCAGCGGACATCCACGGGCATCGCTCAATGACCAATGGCTGCTGTACGAGCTGCAGCACCATTTCCAGATGCCGGAGGACGGCCACACCGCTGCGTACCACAATCGCTTCAAGGCCATTCCCTGGTCGACCGAGTTCCGCCCACCCTTCAAGGCTGCAAAACCCTGCATCAACGGCTTGCAGATTGGCCGCGTCATCGAACCGGCGCGCCTCGACGACAACAATCGCCTGCAGGTCCAGCTGTGGCCAACGCATCCTGATGGGCACGCTGGCCAGGGCGTATGGCTACCAGTCATCCACAGCGGCAGCGGACAGGCGAATTTGCCGAAGGCCGGGAGCGACGTTCACGTCAGTTTCCTTGAGGGAGATCCCGATCGACCGGTGCTGTGTGCGACAGACACCTACGCCTGCGCCGGAGAGGAGCCGCAGTCCATCAGTCTTGCCGCCAATGGCAATGTGCTGCACATCAATCCGAACAGCATCACCTTGTCCGGCCCGATGCTCGATGGCCTTTCGGCCGGCGCCTCGGAGCCAGCCGTCACCGATGAAGCCAACCCGGCACCGGAGCAACCATGGCGCAGTGAGATTTATCTGTTTGAACGACCGCCGGCGACCAGCGACCGCCTGGCTGATACGCCCTGGTACATCGTGCGCATGCCCGACTCAGGTATCACCCGTGCGGGAAGTCTCGAGCAAAAGGACGTTTTGATCCACGGCACCAGTTCGGAGCATGGCGAACTCGCGCTGAGCGTCCAACAGAAGACCCGCCTGGCGTCCGAGTTCGCGCGCACTCCCGAGCAACTTTGCCTCATGTATTCGGGACACTGCGTGCTGTTGGCAGAATATGTCCGGCAACACTGGGACAGTCGGCAACGCCTGGCACTTATCGAATGCGCCAGGTCGGCCGAGCGGCATCAGCGCTGCGCGGAAAATCATCTGCTGTTCGAATGGCTGTTGCCGCCGTCCGGCAAGGCAACGTGA
- a CDS encoding YebC/PmpR family DNA-binding transcriptional regulator, translated as MGAQWKVKHKEAAANAKGKIFGKLVKEITIAARNGADISTNAHLRLVVEQAKKASMPRETLERAIKKGSGQLGETVQYHRVTYEGFAPHQVPLIVECVTDNINRTVAEIRVAFRKGQLGASGSVAWDFDHVGMIEAEPANPDADPEMAAIEAGAQDFEPGEGNATLFITEATDLDAVQKALPDQGFTVLSAKLGYKPKNPVSGLTDAQMEEVEAFLEGLDNHDDVQDMFVGLAG; from the coding sequence ATGGGCGCACAGTGGAAGGTTAAACACAAAGAAGCGGCAGCCAACGCCAAGGGGAAAATCTTCGGCAAACTGGTGAAGGAAATCACCATTGCTGCGCGTAACGGTGCCGATATCTCGACCAACGCGCATTTGCGCCTGGTAGTTGAACAGGCCAAGAAAGCCTCGATGCCCCGTGAAACCCTGGAACGTGCGATCAAGAAGGGTTCGGGTCAGTTGGGCGAGACGGTCCAATACCACCGTGTGACCTACGAAGGTTTCGCGCCGCATCAGGTTCCGCTGATCGTCGAGTGCGTGACCGACAACATCAACCGCACCGTCGCTGAAATCCGTGTGGCCTTCCGTAAGGGCCAGCTGGGCGCATCCGGCTCCGTGGCCTGGGATTTCGACCACGTCGGCATGATCGAAGCCGAGCCGGCAAACCCGGACGCCGATCCGGAAATGGCCGCCATCGAAGCGGGTGCCCAGGATTTCGAACCGGGCGAAGGCAACGCCACCCTGTTCATCACCGAAGCCACTGATCTGGACGCGGTGCAGAAAGCCCTGCCGGACCAGGGTTTCACCGTATTGTCGGCCAAACTGGGCTACAAGCCGAAGAACCCGGTCAGCGGCCTGACCGATGCGCAGATGGAAGAAGTCGAAGCCTTCCTCGAAGGGCTGGACAACCACGACGACGTGCAGGACATGTTCGTCGGTTTGGCGGGTTAA